One Brachybacterium aquaticum genomic region harbors:
- a CDS encoding uroporphyrinogen-III synthase gives MTDPSRPDAPRLSGALQGRRLVLALDRRADELAAALQRHGARIQHAPAMSMIPHVDDPQLLARTAELLAAPPQLLIVTTGVGVRGWFEAADAAGLGQALRDALARTFVIARGPKARGAAQAMGLGVGWVAPDGTSAEILDHLEGADLTDVRVAVQHHGSGADGLDEFLLDAGADLVALTVYRWGPPRDPEAVHRSVLDCAAGEVDAVLFTAAPGTENWLAVAERAGALPGITEHVRSGRLLMAAVGPLTAGPLEARGLPAMIPERSRMGALVRAVVQHYDPTTVPSSAGATPASPNPAPAAEEPAP, from the coding sequence GTGACCGACCCGTCCCGCCCCGACGCGCCCCGGCTCTCTGGCGCTCTCCAGGGACGGCGGCTCGTCCTCGCCCTGGATCGCCGGGCCGACGAGCTCGCCGCCGCCCTGCAGCGCCACGGTGCCCGGATCCAGCACGCCCCGGCGATGAGCATGATCCCGCACGTGGACGATCCCCAGCTCCTCGCTCGCACCGCCGAGCTCCTCGCCGCCCCGCCGCAGCTGCTGATCGTCACCACCGGCGTGGGCGTGCGCGGCTGGTTCGAGGCGGCCGACGCAGCCGGGCTCGGCCAGGCCCTGCGCGACGCACTCGCCCGCACTTTCGTCATCGCCCGCGGGCCCAAGGCCCGCGGCGCCGCGCAGGCGATGGGGCTCGGCGTCGGCTGGGTCGCGCCCGACGGCACCTCCGCCGAGATCCTCGACCACCTCGAAGGTGCCGACCTCACCGACGTGCGGGTCGCCGTCCAGCACCACGGCTCCGGGGCCGACGGGCTGGACGAGTTCCTGCTCGATGCGGGCGCGGACCTCGTGGCCCTGACCGTGTACCGCTGGGGCCCGCCGCGGGACCCCGAGGCCGTGCACCGCTCCGTGCTCGACTGCGCCGCGGGCGAGGTGGACGCGGTGCTGTTCACCGCCGCGCCCGGCACCGAGAACTGGCTCGCCGTCGCCGAGCGCGCCGGCGCCCTGCCCGGCATCACCGAGCACGTGAGGAGCGGGAGGCTGCTCATGGCGGCCGTCGGTCCGCTCACCGCCGGACCCCTCGAGGCCCGCGGGCTGCCCGCGATGATCCCCGAGCGCAGCCGCATGGGCGCGCTGGTCCGCGCGGTGGTGCAGCACTACGACCCCACGACCGTCCCCAGTTCCGCGGGCGCGACCCCCGCCTCCCCGAACCCTGCCCCCGCTGCTGAGGAGCCCGCCCCGTGA
- a CDS encoding dihydroxyacetone kinase subunit DhaK, whose protein sequence is MRRSILNDPDQIVPEALEGFVLSHPHLLDLDAEHRFVARKERARDKVGLVSGGGSGHEPLHAGFVGTGMLDVAVAGAVFASPTALQVLEATKAADSGRGVVQIVKNYTGDVLNFRIAGEISGDDAIDTEIVLVDDDLATESSDGEGPGRRGTAATVIVEKVCGAAAEEGKDLHEVAEVGRRVAASARTMSLALAAGTHPGDDAPQFELGSDEVELGVGIHGERAARRVPFTDADGLTDLLLDPLLEELGLAKGDRVLAIVNGLGAAYPLELNLAARRLHHRLRDAGIEVGRSLVGSYVTSLDMHGFSLTLMPLDDELRRLWDAPVRTPALTW, encoded by the coding sequence GTGCGACGCAGCATCCTCAACGACCCCGACCAGATCGTGCCCGAGGCCCTCGAGGGCTTCGTGCTCTCCCACCCTCACCTGCTCGACCTCGACGCCGAGCACCGCTTCGTCGCCCGCAAGGAGCGTGCCCGGGACAAGGTGGGCCTCGTCTCCGGCGGCGGCTCCGGTCACGAGCCCCTGCACGCCGGCTTCGTCGGCACCGGCATGCTCGACGTCGCGGTCGCCGGCGCCGTGTTCGCGAGCCCCACGGCCCTGCAGGTCCTCGAGGCGACCAAGGCCGCGGACTCCGGCCGCGGCGTGGTCCAGATCGTCAAGAACTACACCGGCGACGTGCTGAACTTCCGCATCGCCGGGGAGATCAGCGGCGACGATGCGATCGACACCGAGATCGTGCTGGTCGACGACGACCTCGCGACCGAGTCCTCCGACGGCGAGGGCCCTGGCCGGCGCGGCACCGCCGCCACCGTCATCGTCGAGAAGGTCTGCGGCGCCGCCGCGGAGGAGGGGAAGGACCTGCACGAGGTCGCGGAGGTCGGCCGACGGGTCGCCGCGTCGGCCCGAACGATGAGCCTCGCGCTCGCCGCCGGCACCCACCCCGGGGACGACGCGCCGCAGTTCGAGCTCGGCTCCGACGAGGTCGAGCTGGGCGTCGGCATCCACGGCGAGCGCGCCGCCCGCCGCGTCCCCTTCACGGATGCTGACGGGCTCACCGACCTCCTCCTGGACCCGCTGCTCGAGGAGCTGGGGCTCGCCAAGGGCGACCGCGTGCTCGCGATCGTCAACGGGCTCGGCGCCGCCTACCCGCTCGAGCTGAACCTCGCCGCCCGGCGCCTCCACCACCGCCTGCGCGATGCTGGCATCGAGGTGGGCCGCTCCCTCGTCGGCTCCTACGTGACGAGCCTGGACATGCACGGCTTCTCGCTGACGCTCATGCCGCTGGACGACGAGCTGCGCCGCCTCTGGGACGCCCCCGTCCGCACCCCCGCCCTGACCTGGTGA
- the nirD gene encoding nitrite reductase small subunit NirD, producing MTTTHSSDMHLAVPHTTPGARRHRAVPKALPRAIAANWVKLCPLTDLEVERGRAALVDGEQVALFLLADGDVRAVDNHDPYSGANVISRGIVGSRGDRPTVASPMYKQIFDLRSGTCVDTQGKEFRRLRVWPVRTLDGDLYLLRGGAR from the coding sequence ATGACCACGACCCACTCTTCCGACATGCACCTCGCGGTCCCGCACACCACCCCCGGCGCGCGCCGCCACCGCGCCGTGCCCAAGGCCCTGCCCCGCGCGATCGCCGCGAACTGGGTGAAGCTGTGCCCGCTGACCGACCTCGAGGTCGAGCGCGGCCGCGCGGCGCTCGTGGACGGGGAGCAGGTGGCGCTGTTCCTCCTGGCCGACGGGGACGTGCGCGCCGTCGACAACCACGACCCCTACTCCGGGGCGAACGTCATCTCCCGCGGCATCGTCGGCTCCCGCGGCGACCGCCCCACCGTCGCCTCCCCGATGTACAAGCAGATCTTCGACCTGCGCTCCGGCACGTGCGTGGACACCCAGGGCAAGGAGTTCCGGCGCCTGCGGGTCTGGCCCGTGCGCACGCTCGACGGCGACCTGTACCTCCTGCGCGGCGGCGCGCGGTGA
- a CDS encoding mycothiol transferase has protein sequence MPFLTADVTTEHDGLAVYAAQQVHQVATTLQGLSREQLEQRPTVSRFTLGTLARHVLAVTTGFTDETRAATAAARGMSADGGAVGEADPSAPDSDAASNTTDALSGDDSGELRPGDTADSLIAELESAATALADALRGAELDAPVPTPEAPWFSGEERWTVRWVALHCIEEVARHAGHADILRESVDGQFAYALNAIADGEPWPPANW, from the coding sequence ATGCCGTTCCTCACCGCCGACGTCACCACGGAGCACGACGGACTCGCCGTCTACGCCGCCCAGCAGGTCCACCAGGTCGCCACCACCCTCCAGGGCCTCTCCCGCGAGCAGCTGGAGCAGCGCCCCACCGTCTCCCGGTTCACGCTCGGCACCCTCGCCCGCCACGTCCTCGCGGTCACCACCGGCTTCACCGACGAGACCCGCGCGGCGACCGCCGCGGCGCGCGGGATGTCGGCCGACGGGGGAGCGGTGGGCGAGGCCGACCCGAGCGCGCCCGACAGCGACGCCGCCTCGAACACCACCGACGCCCTCTCCGGCGACGACTCCGGCGAGCTGCGTCCGGGGGACACCGCTGACTCCCTGATCGCCGAGCTCGAGTCGGCCGCGACCGCGCTCGCCGATGCCCTGCGCGGCGCCGAGCTCGACGCCCCGGTCCCCACCCCGGAGGCGCCCTGGTTCAGCGGCGAGGAGCGCTGGACCGTGCGCTGGGTGGCGCTGCACTGCATCGAGGAGGTCGCCAGGCACGCCGGCCACGCGGACATCCTGCGCGAGAGTGTGGACGGGCAGTTCGCCTACGCCCTGAACGCCATCGCCGACGGGGAGCCCTGGCCGCCGGCGAACTGGTGA
- a CDS encoding helix-turn-helix transcriptional regulator: protein MSDVTTRALRLLALLQSRSLWTGPELAAEMEVTTRTVRRDIDRLRQMGYPVLTSAGHGGGYQLGAGRALPPLLLSSSEAVAVAVGLRLAASSGVEGLDEEALRALAALDRILPAHVRAEVGAVSDAMGVISRSAPGVRAEVLTALATAVRDVVRARVDYERADGERFERRLEPYRVRSMEGRWYLFAWDLDREDWRTFRLDRMQAVHVSTFTFPPRPTPDVEDLVRESITVRAYETACTVRILAPYERVAPEIGARAGTLTPDGDQACILRAGADTMRWVVLFLAQLGEGVEVIEPPELLEEIQALGRWAASAR, encoded by the coding sequence ATGAGCGACGTGACCACGAGGGCCCTCCGCCTGCTCGCGCTGCTGCAGTCGCGCTCGTTGTGGACCGGGCCGGAGCTGGCCGCGGAGATGGAGGTGACCACGCGGACCGTCCGGCGCGACATCGACCGGCTGCGGCAGATGGGCTATCCGGTGCTCACCTCGGCCGGGCACGGCGGCGGCTACCAGCTCGGCGCGGGCCGGGCGCTGCCGCCGCTGCTGCTGAGCTCGAGCGAGGCGGTCGCGGTCGCCGTCGGGCTGCGGCTCGCGGCGAGCTCCGGGGTGGAGGGGCTGGACGAGGAGGCGCTGCGGGCGCTGGCGGCGCTGGACCGGATCCTGCCCGCGCACGTGCGGGCCGAGGTCGGCGCGGTCTCGGACGCGATGGGCGTCATCTCCCGCAGCGCGCCCGGGGTGCGGGCCGAGGTGCTGACGGCGCTCGCCACCGCCGTGCGGGACGTGGTGCGGGCGCGGGTGGACTACGAGCGGGCCGACGGGGAGCGGTTCGAGCGGCGCCTGGAGCCCTACCGGGTGCGGTCGATGGAGGGTCGCTGGTACCTGTTCGCCTGGGATCTGGACCGGGAGGACTGGCGCACCTTCCGACTGGACCGCATGCAGGCCGTGCACGTCTCGACCTTCACCTTCCCGCCGCGCCCCACCCCGGATGTCGAGGACCTGGTGCGCGAGTCGATCACGGTGCGCGCCTACGAGACGGCCTGCACGGTGCGGATCCTCGCCCCCTACGAACGGGTCGCCCCCGAGATCGGGGCGCGGGCCGGCACGCTGACGCCCGACGGGGACCAGGCGTGCATCCTCCGCGCCGGCGCCGACACCATGCGCTGGGTGGTGCTCTTCCTGGCCCAGCTCGGCGAGGGGGTGGAGGTGATCGAGCCGCCGGAGCTGCTGGAGGAGATCCAGGCGCTCGGACGGTGGGCGGCCTCGGCGAGGTGA
- the cobA gene encoding uroporphyrinogen-III C-methyltransferase: MTGGFATGNVATGRVALVGGGPGPLDLLTVRALRLLRAADVVVADRLGPGAEIRAELREDTLVLDVGKRPGHHPVPQDGINALLIEHARAGRNVVRLKGGDPFVLGRGGEEQLACLAAGIEVEVVPGISSALAVPQAAGVPVTHRGVAQSVHVVSGHDIDGVHGPSAATLAALADDTITTVVLMGVRALPSLVAAALAHGVPAARPVAIIENGHNPRQRTTRTTLGDVRRAAREADVRSPAVIVIGEVARPGLLGEDPSARRSTDTGAAVPALAVPAPPLQEPVP; this comes from the coding sequence GTGACGGGGGGCTTCGCGACGGGGAACGTCGCGACGGGGCGAGTCGCCCTGGTCGGCGGCGGACCGGGACCGCTGGACCTCCTCACCGTGCGGGCGCTGCGGCTGCTGCGCGCGGCGGACGTGGTGGTCGCCGACCGGCTCGGCCCCGGCGCCGAGATCCGCGCCGAGCTGCGCGAGGACACCCTCGTGCTCGACGTGGGCAAGCGCCCCGGCCACCACCCCGTCCCGCAGGACGGCATCAACGCCCTGCTCATCGAGCACGCCCGCGCCGGCCGGAACGTGGTGCGGCTGAAGGGCGGGGACCCGTTCGTGCTCGGTCGCGGCGGGGAGGAGCAGCTCGCCTGCCTCGCCGCCGGGATCGAGGTCGAGGTCGTCCCCGGGATCTCCAGCGCCCTCGCCGTCCCGCAGGCCGCCGGGGTGCCTGTCACCCACCGCGGCGTCGCCCAGTCGGTGCATGTGGTCTCCGGCCACGATATCGACGGGGTGCACGGACCGTCGGCTGCGACCCTCGCGGCGCTCGCCGACGACACCATCACCACCGTGGTGCTGATGGGCGTGCGCGCCCTGCCCTCCCTCGTCGCCGCGGCGCTCGCGCACGGGGTCCCTGCGGCCCGGCCCGTCGCGATCATCGAGAACGGCCACAACCCGCGCCAGCGCACCACCCGCACCACCCTCGGGGACGTGCGCCGCGCGGCCCGCGAGGCCGATGTGCGCAGCCCCGCCGTCATCGTCATCGGCGAGGTCGCGAGGCCCGGCCTGCTGGGGGAGGACCCGTCGGCCCGACGCAGCACGGATACTGGAGCGGCAGTCCCCGCCCTCGCCGTCCCCGCCCCGCCCCTCCAGGAGCCCGTGCCGTGA
- a CDS encoding sulfite exporter TauE/SafE family protein, with product MPDLASLLPTLPAASWALVVLGALIVGFSKTALPGAGTLAAGAFALAMPAKESTAALLLLLIVGDMTALWVYRREPDWRTLVRLLPSAMVGVIIGVFFFAAVDDTTVRVTIGIILIALVALTVARRMRAQRRAEAEKASDTPSGAASSGTTAATPEVGSQKGAAATAQGVAYGLLGGFTTMVANAAGPVMSLYLLMMRMPVMTFLGTSAWFFAVINLFKLPFSAGLGLFTRETLMMDLVLIPVVLIAAYFGAKVARRIPQQVFDKLVLGLTVLAAIGLLIP from the coding sequence GTGCCTGATCTCGCTTCCCTGCTGCCGACCCTCCCCGCCGCGTCCTGGGCGCTGGTGGTGCTCGGCGCGCTGATCGTCGGCTTCTCCAAGACCGCCCTGCCCGGTGCCGGAACCCTCGCCGCGGGCGCGTTCGCGCTGGCCATGCCCGCGAAGGAGTCGACCGCCGCGCTCCTGCTGCTGCTGATCGTGGGAGACATGACGGCGCTGTGGGTCTACCGGCGCGAGCCCGACTGGCGCACCCTCGTCCGCCTGCTGCCGAGCGCCATGGTGGGCGTGATCATCGGGGTGTTCTTCTTCGCCGCGGTGGACGACACGACCGTGCGCGTCACCATCGGCATCATCCTCATCGCCCTCGTCGCGCTCACCGTCGCACGGCGGATGCGCGCCCAGCGCCGCGCCGAGGCGGAGAAGGCGAGTGACACGCCCTCCGGCGCCGCCTCGAGCGGCACCACTGCCGCCACCCCCGAGGTCGGCTCGCAGAAGGGCGCCGCCGCGACCGCGCAGGGCGTCGCCTACGGCCTGCTCGGCGGGTTCACCACCATGGTCGCCAACGCCGCCGGGCCCGTGATGTCGCTGTACCTGCTGATGATGCGGATGCCGGTGATGACGTTCCTCGGCACGAGCGCCTGGTTCTTCGCGGTGATCAACCTGTTCAAGCTGCCCTTCTCGGCGGGGCTGGGCCTCTTCACCCGCGAGACGCTGATGATGGACCTGGTCCTGATCCCGGTGGTGCTGATCGCCGCCTACTTCGGCGCGAAGGTCGCCCGGCGCATCCCGCAGCAGGTCTTCGACAAGCTCGTCCTCGGCCTCACGGTCCTCGCCGCGATCGGCCTGCTCATCCCCTGA
- a CDS encoding DUF3592 domain-containing protein encodes MFRLFFLLIPAIIGLSALWMAITAVRDLRRSSRLTSQGQQTQGLVISSHIHYSGSRENRTSRLVETIEFVTDRGQTIRANPTVADHKSVDRQGMTVPVFYDRDRPEQFIAPHNGRSLSPGGAIVKIVVAVVMLVFITFFIVGSQTMMAGFPQFG; translated from the coding sequence ATGTTCCGACTGTTCTTCCTGCTGATCCCGGCGATCATCGGGCTGAGCGCGCTGTGGATGGCGATCACCGCGGTGCGGGACCTGCGGCGCTCCTCGCGCCTGACCTCCCAGGGCCAGCAGACGCAGGGCCTGGTGATCTCCTCGCACATCCACTACAGCGGCTCGCGCGAGAACCGCACCTCGAGGCTGGTCGAGACGATCGAGTTCGTCACCGACCGCGGGCAGACGATCCGCGCGAACCCGACCGTGGCAGACCACAAGTCCGTGGACCGCCAGGGCATGACCGTCCCCGTCTTCTACGACCGCGACCGCCCCGAGCAGTTCATCGCCCCGCACAACGGGCGCAGCCTCTCCCCCGGCGGAGCGATCGTGAAGATCGTCGTCGCCGTGGTGATGCTCGTGTTCATCACCTTCTTCATCGTCGGCAGCCAGACGATGATGGCGGGCTTCCCGCAATTCGGCTGA
- a CDS encoding intradiol ring-cleavage dioxygenase — protein sequence MNQTEDTPGRRPVGHRFGRPFPEAREHDPHDPSAAGTTTDARFEGRRLHHPEEDVEDQGLAFDVATVVTRRGALGVLGAGSVVAVLAACSSTDASTTTGTSGGTSASDGGGSASSADSALTEMPGETAGPYPGDGSNGQDVLETSGVERSDIRTSIDSDTTADGVGLEITMTIIDMAAGDVPMEGAAVYLWQCDAEGRYSMYSSGVENETYLRGVQIADAQGKVTFTSIFPGCYSGRWPHLHFEVFPDAESIVDSTNAILTSQIALPQDAADGVYALDAYTGSAENLAQLTLETDGIFSDGYDQQLAQLSGSLESGYSFSIDVPIDTTTEPEAGGMGGGGAMGGGEPPSGGEGGPGGASDGGGMGGPGGEPPSGEAPSGEAPADGSGSTESDSTDTSGSDTSSSDTSS from the coding sequence ATGAACCAGACCGAGGACACCCCGGGCCGCCGGCCCGTCGGCCACCGCTTCGGCCGCCCCTTCCCCGAGGCGCGCGAGCACGACCCCCACGACCCCAGCGCCGCCGGCACCACGACCGACGCCCGCTTCGAGGGCCGGCGCCTGCACCACCCCGAGGAGGACGTGGAGGACCAGGGCCTCGCCTTCGACGTCGCCACCGTCGTCACCCGCCGCGGCGCGCTCGGCGTGCTCGGCGCGGGCAGTGTCGTCGCGGTCCTCGCCGCCTGCTCCAGCACCGACGCCTCGACCACCACCGGCACGAGTGGCGGGACGAGCGCGAGCGACGGCGGCGGCAGCGCCTCGTCGGCCGACTCCGCCCTCACCGAGATGCCGGGCGAGACCGCCGGGCCCTACCCGGGCGACGGCTCCAACGGTCAGGACGTGCTCGAGACCAGCGGGGTGGAGCGCAGCGACATCCGCACCAGCATCGACTCGGACACCACCGCCGACGGCGTGGGCCTCGAGATCACCATGACCATCATCGACATGGCCGCGGGCGACGTGCCGATGGAGGGCGCGGCGGTGTACCTGTGGCAGTGCGACGCCGAGGGCCGGTACTCCATGTACTCCTCGGGCGTGGAGAACGAGACCTACCTGCGCGGCGTCCAGATCGCCGACGCGCAGGGGAAGGTCACCTTCACCTCGATCTTCCCCGGCTGCTACTCCGGCCGCTGGCCCCACCTGCACTTCGAGGTGTTCCCCGACGCCGAGTCGATCGTCGACTCGACCAACGCGATCCTCACCTCGCAGATCGCCCTGCCGCAGGACGCGGCCGACGGCGTCTACGCGCTGGACGCCTACACCGGCAGCGCCGAGAACCTCGCCCAGCTCACCCTGGAGACCGACGGGATCTTCTCCGACGGCTACGACCAGCAGCTCGCCCAGCTCTCCGGCAGCCTCGAGTCCGGCTACTCCTTCAGCATCGACGTCCCGATTGACACCACCACCGAGCCCGAGGCCGGCGGCATGGGCGGCGGCGGGGCCATGGGCGGCGGGGAGCCCCCGTCGGGCGGGGAGGGCGGCCCCGGCGGGGCGTCCGACGGCGGCGGCATGGGCGGCCCCGGGGGCGAGCCCCCGTCGGGCGAAGCGCCGTCGGGTGAGGCGCCGGCCGACGGGAGCGGCAGCACCGAGAGCGACAGCACTGATACCAGCGGCTCGGACACCAGCAGCTCGGACACCAGCAGCTGA
- a CDS encoding sirohydrochlorin chelatase, protein MTTLVACSHGTSSPDGRAEIVRIREGLARTLPEVKVREAYVDVEQPEVADVVAEALGAEHGAPGSSDEPGAPVVVVPLLLSTGFHTSVDIAAAVAPHPGALAAPALGPHPGLVRVLRERLAEVSGGDAGHRPGDHVVLAAAGSTDPAAALAVEEMRAQLAAHLPCPVSVGYGAGCSPRLPDAVAAARAGGARRVIAASYVLAPGHFAGLVEKSGADLVTAPLGAHPEVIVVAAERFRSAADALAVTAS, encoded by the coding sequence GTGACCACCCTCGTCGCCTGCTCCCACGGCACCAGCTCCCCGGACGGTCGCGCCGAGATCGTCCGGATCCGCGAGGGTCTTGCCCGCACCCTGCCGGAGGTGAAGGTGCGTGAGGCCTACGTCGACGTCGAGCAGCCCGAGGTGGCGGACGTCGTCGCCGAGGCGCTGGGCGCGGAGCATGGTGCGCCCGGCTCGTCCGACGAGCCCGGTGCGCCCGTGGTGGTCGTGCCGCTGCTGCTGTCTACCGGGTTCCACACCTCCGTCGACATCGCCGCCGCTGTCGCCCCGCACCCGGGCGCCCTTGCCGCTCCCGCCCTCGGCCCCCATCCGGGCCTCGTGCGGGTGCTGCGCGAGCGCCTCGCGGAGGTGAGCGGCGGGGACGCCGGGCATCGTCCCGGCGACCACGTGGTCCTCGCCGCGGCCGGCTCCACCGACCCCGCCGCCGCGCTCGCGGTCGAGGAGATGCGCGCTCAGCTCGCCGCGCACCTGCCCTGCCCGGTCAGCGTCGGCTACGGCGCCGGCTGCTCCCCGCGCCTGCCGGACGCGGTCGCGGCGGCCCGCGCGGGCGGGGCGCGGCGTGTGATCGCCGCGAGCTACGTGCTCGCCCCGGGCCACTTCGCAGGCCTTGTCGAGAAATCCGGCGCGGACCTCGTCACCGCCCCGCTCGGCGCGCACCCCGAGGTGATCGTCGTGGCCGCCGAGCGGTTCCGCAGCGCTGCCGACGCGCTCGCTGTCACGGCGAGCTGA
- a CDS encoding DAK2 domain-containing protein produces the protein MNDTTSTSRTLPDDLGHAFVTTLREVLLSAADALGDLDRRAGDGDFGANVRTAMKNAEKEFDTAGEGSYRDWVTAMSRAWLGVGRTSGPLFGMFFRDLARAVDGDAVPTLGELTEALAAGQAVIQKYGEAKVGDRTMVDALAPAVDALRQQSDEGAGEGEGGADPSAALAAAEQAAVDAATATADLTARRGRASYVGDSAKGVIDPGAAAMALVIGALRAAVSGGGEVDTAWIR, from the coding sequence ATGAACGACACCACCAGCACTTCCCGCACCCTGCCGGACGACCTCGGCCACGCCTTCGTCACCACCCTGCGCGAGGTCCTGCTCTCCGCGGCCGACGCGCTCGGCGACCTCGACCGCCGCGCGGGCGACGGCGACTTCGGCGCCAACGTCCGCACCGCCATGAAGAACGCCGAGAAGGAGTTCGACACGGCGGGCGAGGGCTCCTACCGCGACTGGGTCACCGCCATGTCGCGTGCCTGGCTCGGCGTGGGCCGGACGAGCGGGCCCCTGTTCGGGATGTTCTTCCGCGATCTCGCCCGGGCGGTCGATGGGGATGCGGTCCCCACCCTCGGCGAGCTCACGGAGGCGCTCGCCGCTGGCCAGGCCGTGATCCAGAAGTACGGCGAGGCGAAGGTCGGGGACCGGACCATGGTCGACGCGCTGGCGCCTGCCGTGGACGCGCTGCGCCAGCAGTCGGACGAGGGTGCGGGAGAGGGCGAGGGAGGCGCCGACCCGTCGGCCGCCCTCGCCGCCGCCGAGCAGGCCGCCGTCGACGCGGCGACGGCGACCGCGGACCTCACCGCCCGCCGCGGACGCGCCAGCTACGTCGGCGACAGCGCCAAGGGCGTCATCGACCCTGGCGCCGCTGCGATGGCGCTGGTCATCGGCGCGCTGCGCGCGGCGGTGAGCGGCGGGGGAGAGGTCGACACCGCCTGGATCCGGTAG
- a CDS encoding histidine phosphatase family protein, translating into MRLLLLRHGQTPSNVGGILDAAYPGPGLTDLGHAQARAVPDALAGEDIAGIHVSRLLRTHETAAPLAAARGISPRLTEGIEEIRAGELQGRQDADAVRAYQGMHHRWSAGEFDDGVPGGESGQQFWDRWTAALRHISGLYAEGASVVVVSHGAAIRTFAAVAGGLGAASLAERPLFNTGLVTVVGSVESGWSVEDWEASPVGGEHLLSGTKHDVTADDRAEARA; encoded by the coding sequence ATGCGACTTCTCCTGCTCCGCCATGGCCAGACCCCCAGCAACGTCGGCGGGATCCTGGATGCCGCCTACCCCGGGCCCGGTCTCACCGACCTCGGTCACGCCCAGGCCCGCGCCGTCCCGGACGCGCTCGCGGGAGAGGACATCGCCGGGATCCACGTCTCGCGCCTGCTGCGCACCCATGAGACCGCCGCCCCGCTCGCGGCCGCGCGCGGGATCAGCCCGCGCCTGACCGAGGGGATTGAGGAGATCCGCGCCGGGGAGCTGCAGGGCCGGCAGGACGCCGACGCGGTGCGCGCCTACCAGGGCATGCACCACCGCTGGAGCGCGGGCGAGTTCGACGACGGCGTGCCCGGCGGCGAGAGTGGACAGCAGTTCTGGGACCGCTGGACCGCGGCGCTGCGCCATATCTCCGGCCTCTATGCGGAAGGCGCCTCCGTGGTCGTGGTCAGCCACGGCGCCGCGATCCGCACCTTCGCCGCGGTCGCGGGCGGGCTCGGGGCGGCGAGCCTCGCGGAGCGTCCGCTGTTCAACACGGGCCTGGTCACGGTGGTGGGCAGCGTGGAGAGCGGTTGGAGCGTCGAGGACTGGGAGGCGAGCCCCGTCGGCGGAGAGCACCTGTTGTCCGGCACGAAGCACGACGTCACGGCCGACGATCGGGCCGAGGCGCGGGCCTGA